The genome window CTTGTCCTGCCTGAGGACTGGCCTGAGGGTGTTTATCCACTCAGAAAAGATCACGACTACAAAGCATCTCCGATGGATACTCCCAAGTGCTACTACAAGCCTGGACCACCAGACACCATGACAGTTCCGATAGGTCCTTATCATCTTGCACTAGATGAGCCAGCTCACTTTAGAATATTCGTCAAGGGAGAAACAGTAGTTGACGTTGATTACCGTGGCTTCTACTCCCATAGAGGAGTTGAGAAGATAGGAGAAGGGAGGCTGACCTACAACCAGGTTCTCTTCATAGCTGAGAGAATCTGCGGAATCTGTGGCTTTCAGCATTCAACGAGCTATGCTCAAGCAGTTGAGAACATTGCTGGTGTTGAAATTCCTGAAAGGGCAATGTACATAAGGACGATAATGCTCGAGATCGAGAGGATCCATTCCCACATGCTTTGGGCTGGCGTTGCTGCACACCTAACAGGATTTGATACTGGATTCATGCACGCTTGGCGCGTCAGAGAGCCAGTCATGTGGCTCGCAGAGAGGCTTACAGGGAACAGAAAAACCTACGGAATCAACATCGTTGGTGGCGTCAGGAGGGACTTCCTCGACTACCGCAAAGAGATGATAATGGAGAAGATTAAGGAGCTCAGAAGGCAAGTTGAGGAGTTTATCGAGATAGCGACCGGTACGGCAACCTTTGTCAAGAGGGCTGAGGGAGTTGGAATTCTGCCGTACAAGGTGGCCAAGGCTTACTCAGTCCTCGGTCCGAACGGAAGGGCCAGCGGGAGGAACATTGACGTTAGGAGAGACCAGCCCTTCGCGGCATACAAGGATCTGGACTTCAAGGTGCCAGTTTACAAAGAGGGTGATGTTTTAGCCAGATTCCTCATCAGAATGGACGAGGTTCTTGAGAGTATCTGGATAATTGAGCAGGCCATTGATCAGATGCCAGGAGGAGACGTCTTCGTACCAATAGGCGAGCTCCCGGAGTATGAGGAGGGTCTCGGCTACAGCGAAGCTCCAAGAGGTGAGGTCATCCACTACGTTATGACTGACAAGAAGAACAAGGTCTATCGCTGGAAGGTTAGGGCTCCAACTTACAACAATCTGCCAGCAGTTCCGGAGATGCTCAAAGGCTACAGCGTTGCCGATGCTCCTCTTATCATAGCGAGCATTGATCCGTGCTACTCCTGTACTGAGAGAGTCCAGATAGTGGACGTTGAGACTGGAAAAGCTAAGGTTCTGAATGAGCAGCAGTTCAACATGCTCTCAATACAGAAGGGCAAGGGGGTGGCATAATGGCCCAGACGATTTCATTCACTGACAGGCTCAAGTTCTGGAAGAGACCAGAGGAGGAAGTTAAGAAAGCTCCCGTTACTACACCATATCCCTTTGTTGACATCGAAAAGCCGCCTGAATACAGGGGAATACCCTACATAGATCCCCATCTCTGCATCGGTTGTGGCGCCTGTGTTAGGGCCTGTCCACCAGACGCGCTCACGATAGAGTGGGACTTTGAGAATGGGAGGAAGAGAATTGTCTTCAATGCAGCGCGCTGCATAAGGTGCCACCGCTGCGTCGAAGTTTGTCCAACCGGTGCGATGCAGGGCACAACGAGGTTCGAGATAGCAACACCGAACAAGGAGGACCTCATCGAGGTTGTTGACCACAAGCTCTACAGATGTCCGCGCTGTGGGAAGTACGAGGAGTTCACGGAGAGGCAGATACAAAAGATGTTCCAGATTCTTCCGAAGGAAGTCATCGACCAGCACGGCATAGCCGAGAGAGCTTTTCTCTGCAGGGAGTGCAGGATGGAGGAGAGTGCTAAGACCTTGGCGGTTCAAGGTCCCTATGCGGATAGCCTTCTCCTTTCCCTCTATCCGAGAGGTTCAAAGGTGATGGGTGAGAGGAGATGAGCAGGTTGAAGTCTGTTTGGGTCTTCCATGTTGACAGCGGCTCATGTAATGGTTGCGACATCGAGATACTCGACGTGCTCACGCCATACTACGACGCCGAGAGGCTGGGAATAAAGCTTGTGCCGAGCCCAAGGCATGCAGACGCCCTTCTCGTCTCGGGCCCGCTAACGAGGCAGACTTATTACGCTGTCAAAGCAGCCTACGAGGCAATGCCGCCAAAGCCAAGGATAGTTGTGGCTATAGGCACCTGCGCGTCCAGCGGTGGTATATTCTACAATGGATATCCAATCTACAATCCGAACCCGGAGAGGGGAAGTGACAGGCTCAGGACTGGTGGAATAGAGGTTCTTTTAGCGGAATACGGGAAAAAGCCCGATATGTACATCCCGGGATGTCCACCAAGTCCAGAGGAAATACTCTACGGGTTGGCTCAGCTCCTCGGCCTGAAGGAGAAAAAGATGAAGGGTGAGTACTACTATGCAGATGAGATTGAGTTCATTTTGCCTGACAGACCTATTGAGGAAAGGATTTATCTGACACTCAGAGAATCCCTGAGGCGCGTTGTGGGTTACTTCGATAGAGAGAAAGTTCTTGAAGATTTTATGCAACTTGTAAAGAAGGCCCAAGAGAGCGAGAACCCGAGAGAGAGGCTCCACGAGCTTGTCATTGGCTACTTCTTGAAGGAGAAAGATTCCCGCGTGAAGTTCGCGATAAGATTTCTCGAAAACGAATACTGGAGGTTGAAGGATGCCTACGAAAAGAGGCACATGGCACTTGTTAAAGCTAGTATACGTTAATCCTCCATATATTTCTAAGGCTATGGCACACTTCGCTGGCGACATGGCTGTGCTAGAGGAGCTGGGGACGCTTAAGGAGAAAACAGTTGAAGTAATCAAGGAAAGTCTTGGAACAAAAAGAGACGAAATAGACCTGTCCATAAGCGACCTGATACTGATACCAGTGGAAAGGCTGCCCGAAGACGATAGGAAGCTCCTCTTAAAGGTTGCCCAGGAGCTTGAGGGAGATGCCAAACTCAAGATAGTGAGGAGGTGATAGTGTGAGCCTTGAGTCCCAGTTCTTTCTGCTTATGAAGTTCGTGATACCAATTTACCTGTTAGCATTCATCCTCTACGCTGTTAGGGCATTTAAAGGCCCAACGATAGTAGACATAGTCCTTGCCGTTGACTGTCTGTCCTTTGATGTAGCTGCGTTCATGGCTATCCTTGCAGTTTACTTCAGGAGCGTCTTCCTTGTGAGCGGGGCGATGATTCTAGCGCTCTGGGGCTATTTGCTGGACATTTACATAGCAAAACACTTGGTGAGCAGGGAGGTGGGAGCATGAGCGTTCTGTTCTACGTTGGGGCAGTCCTCATCGTCATAGGCGCGCTCTGTGACTTGTTTGGTGCTTTGGGTCTGCTCCGCTTCCCGAACTTCTACGTTAGGATGCACGCTGCTACAGTGGGGATAATTGGCGGCGCTGCGGTTCCGCTCTTCGGCGTTGCCCTGCTTGCTCTTGGTGCGGACTTCCTTCATCATAGATACGCGATTGCCGGAGCGAGCTTCATCACTGGAGTGATAGTTCTCTTAGCCTCTCCAGCTGGAAGCCACGCCCTGGCCTACGCCGCTCATAAGGCCAAGCTTGTCCAGAGGCCAGAGATTGACCATTTGGCAGAGGTGAGGGGTGATGATTGAAATTCATCTGTTAATCCTCAGCCTTGCTCTCATGCTCGGCTTCGTTGCCAGCTATCTAGCTGTGACTGAGAAGGATCTGCTCAAAGCGGTCGGATTTTCGGCAGTGCAGGCCATAGCTTACGCCATAGCCTTCTACATCCTTATGGCTCCCGACATTGTCCTCGCCTACATAGCGATAGCCGTGGGAATTTACTCTGCCCTGCTGATATTTGCTATCAGCAAGACCGAGAGATACGAGGTGGTGTGAATGAGGAGCAAGAGTCTAATTACTGCCATTGCAATCCTCACCTTCGCTGCACTCATGACTTATGCCGTGGTATCTCTCGGTATCTTTGGTGATGGTACTGGGATTAGGCCCCTTGGTGAGTTCTATCTTGAGAACAGCTACTTTGGTGATTACTCGGCTAAGAGTCCGGAGGTTGTTACCTCAATTCTCTGGGACTATCGTGGTGTTGATACGCTCTTTGAGACTGCTGTCTTCTTCCTCGCCATAATAGGTAGCCTTACCGTCTTTAGGCTCACCAAAGAACAGGAGAAGGAAGTTAAAAAGGCTGAGAAAGCCCCAACTGAGCTGACACCAATAGTGAAGGACGTCACGAAAGTAATAGTCGTCATGATTCTTGCTGTTTCAGCTTCGATTGCTTTGCATGGTCATTTGACTCCTGGTGGTGGTTTCCAGGGTGGTTCAGCCCTAGCAGTAGCGCCTCTCCTCATCATCGCTGCTTATTCAAAGTATACCCTCGAGGAGAATGGCCTCGATAAGACGAGAGCATTAATCCTGCGTTCTATTGGTCTCTTAGGAATTGCATTGACTGCACTGGTTCCACTATTAACTGGTGGTTTCATCATGCAGAATCAACCAATATTCCCTGCCGAGCTCGATGGACAACTCATCGGCGGCTCACTGATTTACTACAACTTCTTCGAGTTTCTTGCGGTGGGAGCAGGCTTTACAGCAGTATTCCTGCTCTTAGCAATTCCAGAAGAGAAGTTCAAGAAAATCCTGGGGGTGAAAAAATGAGCATCTTGGAGTTCCTGTGGGATTATCTCTGGGTCGTCCTCCTGCTCACCTTGGCTGTCTCGCTGTACGGTATAATCGCCAGGCCGAACATGCTGAAGAAAATCATATCGCTCACGATACTCGGTGATGTTGTTAACGTCATGGTAGTCTTCATAGGCTACCGCCTCACTTATCCAGTGGTCCCGCCGATACTGCCGTCCCTTTCAAAGGAATCCCTCAGTCAGTTTGTGAACACTGCCGTTGACCCGCTTCCACAGGCCCTTGTCATAACCGCCGTAGTCATAGGAATGGCCGTGAACATGCTCTTGGCTGTGCTGACGATACAGCTCTACCGTCTCTACGGCACGCTCGACGTCAGGGAGATAGCTAAGAGAGGTGGTGAGGAATGAGGGGCGTCCTTCCAACTGCTTTACTTGCCTTTATTACCTACGTGCTCTTCACGGGCTCTGCCACTCCCTACGACCTGTTCACGGGTGCAATTGTCGCCGTGGGTGTAGGACTGCTAATGGGTAAATATGTCGTCCAGAGCGACGCTAAGGCATTGAACCCGGTAAGGTGGTTCTGGAGTATTGTTTACTTCATCTGGTACATGCTCGTGGCCGAGACCAAGTCTCACATTGACGTAATACGCAGAATAATTACTGGCAACTACAATCCTGGAATAGTTAAGGTTCCCGTTGATGTCGAGACGAGCTACGCGAAAACGCTCATCGCCAACTCAATAACCAACACCCCGGGAACATATGTGGTCAACATGGATGAGAAGTACCTCTACGTGCACTGGATTGACGTAGCAACTGAAGATCCTGAAAAGGCAAGGGAAGAAATCTCCGCCGACTTTGAGAGGTTCGCGAAGAGAATACTGGAGTGAGGTGAGAGGAAATGGACGTTGTAGGATTAACTCCCGTGATCCCGGTCATCTTTGCCTTTGCACTCCCTCTGACTTCGATCATCGTTAAGGGTAACAGGAAGATAATCCAAGCCTATGCACTACTCGGCACGGGTTTAACCTTAATCAGCGCGCTCAAGCTTTTCGAACTAGTGTACTCCTCTGAAAAGCCGCTGATATATACTTTTGGCGGCTGGACTGCTCCAATTGGCATAATCTATGAGGTTGACAGAACTGGGGCACTCATAACTCTCCTCACCGCCGCGCTGATGTTCCTCATTGCAATTTACAGCTACCGCTATCTTGAGCACGAGGAGGGTTTGGAGTGGTACTATACACTTTATTTAGGCTTGGAAGCTGGACTTTTGGGTGTTTTACTCACTGGTGATGCTTTCAACCTCTTCGTCATGATTGAGGTCACCAGCATTGCCGCCTACGCTCTAGTGGCGTTCTACAGGGGAAGGAAGGACGCAGTTCATGCTGCATTGAAGTATGCCTTCATAGGCGCGATAGGCACGACTATGTACTTCTTAGCGCTTGGAATTCTCTACGGGGCTTTTGGTACGGTTAATCTTGCTGATTTATCGGCAAAAGTTCATGGTTTGAGTTTTCCAGTGACTGGCAGTCCAGTTGGGAATATTGTAATTGCCTCTGGTGTTGCTTTAGCCTTAGCCACTTGGGCGTTTTTAATTAAAGCGGCAATTGTGCCGAATCACTTCTGGCTTCCGGAAGCTCACCCAGCGGCACCAAGCCCAATTTCAGCAGTCCTCTCCGGATTAGTCGTTAACGTCGGAGTTTATGCCCTGATTAGATTCCTCTACACGGTCTACGGTGGTGAACTCACACCGGGTCTGGCAAAAATCGTTGGAACCCTGGGGACAGTAGTCATAACCCTCGGTGCGGTTTCGGCACTTTTCGGTGCACTCATGATGAACGCCCAGAGGGACGTTAAGAAGCTCATAGCTTACTCCACGATAATGCACATGGGCTACCTCTTCATGGCTGTTGGATTAGGAACACAATTAGGCTTACAAGCAGCATTATTCCACATTGTCAACCATGCCATTGCCAAGGCATTACTCTTCCTTGCTGCGGGCATGTTCATCCACGCCGTTGGCTCAAGAGACATCAATGATATGGCTGGTTTGGGCAGGCAGATGCCAATGGCAACTCTCGGACTCGCAATAGCAACCCTCAGCCTCGTAGGAATTCCACCGTTCAACGTGTTCTTCAGCAAGCTGCTCCTCTTTGATGCCCTGATGGAGAGAAGTTTTGCTTTGGCAATGGTCATTGTGGTCAGCTCTGTGACGGCACTCGTTGCCTACATGCGCGTCTTCTACAAGGTATGGCTTGGCAAACCAACCAAGGACGTCACAGTGAAGGAACCAGTAAGCATGAGCCTAGTGGTTCTTCTGCTGGCAGCGACGGTTATTGTAATAGGTCTCGTTGCACCGATAGTGCTCCAAAACTACATAGAACCTGCAGTAGCCCAGACAGTGAATTATAAACTATACATTCAGACTGCACGTGAATATGCGTTAAGGTTAAAACTCCCCTAACCTCTTAAATTTTTGGAGGTGCTGAAATGAGTATTGAAGAAGCAAAGCAAAAGCTTTTCCAGCGGATAACGGAGTTCTACGGTGATAATTTGCTCTCTGTGGTCTTCTATGGGGCTCACCTGAAGGGCAAGCTCAATGAGATTGACGTCCTCGTGATCATTGACAAACCCTACGACCCAGTCAAGCTCAACCGCGTGGCGGACTTCATAGAGAATATTAAGGAGCCTGTTGAGAGGGAGTATGGTTACTTTATAGCTTTTGAACTCTACACAAGAGAGGAGGCGGAAAACTTTCACGCGTCTTATCTTGACATTGCAAAAGCTTATGAAGTAGCATATGATAAAGGTGATTACTTCAAGAACCTTTTAAGGAGAATGACTCATCCAGACACATCTATGGAGCATATAAAGTACCTCACAACTATTGAGATTTTAAAGGACGAATGATTTTCGAAATTCCTATTTTTCTGTCTTAAACCTTTAGTTGAACACCTACCGTTTTAAAAAGCGTTAAAAATTGCCATTTTAATTCTCATTTGATAATACAAAATCTAAAATCAGTAGCACAAATGGTGGTGAAATTTATGAAGAGTAACAAAAAATTTTTGGCTTTGCTTGTGCTGTCAGTTTTAGTTTTCAGTGTCTTCAGTGCCGGTTGTATAAATCAAAACTACCAGACAGAAACAACAAGCAAGGTTACAGCTAAATCCTCTCCTACCCAAAGCCTTCAGGAGCAGAAACCTGAAACAACTACGAGCAAAGCTAAATATCCAATAACGCTTACGGACTTTGCTGGAAGAACTGTAACAATAGAAAAGCCACCGGAGAGAGTTATTGTCCTTACGAGCTATTGGGCAGAGATTTTGTGTATTCTTGGGATTCAAGACAAGATTGTAGGTATTGGAAAGTACATCCCTTACGATCCGTATATTCCAGATGATGTTAAAAAGAAGCCCGTAGTGGGGAGCAGCTTCAAAGGCTTGAACTGGGAAACTGTTGCAAGCTTGAATCCAGATTTGATAATCGTGGACTGGTATGGAGGAAAGTACAAAGACGCTGAGACGATTAAGAAAGCTGAAGAGCTTGGGATACCTGTTATAGCTCTGAGTGCAAAGAGTGTTGAGGATAATATCAAGGTCATTGAGCTTCTAGGAAAAGTTTTTGGAAAAGAGGAGAAAGCTGAGGAACTTACAAGCTGGATGAAGGAAAAGCTGGATGAAGTTAACAAAATAGCAAGTCAGATTCCAGCAGATAAGAAAAAGAACGTTCTTCTCATAAGCGCTCCGAAAGATATAGGTGGTCCAATCACTGTTTATGCAAAAGGAAGCGCATGGGCAAGTATTGTTGAACTCGTTGGCGCTCACAACTTGGCTTTTGACAAGGAGTTTGACACCCAGTGGCCAAAGCTCGACTTGGAGAAGATAATAGCCTACTGGGGAGACAAGGCTGATGTTATAATCGTAACCTCCTTCAGCCAAGACAAGCTTGAGAAAGCAGTTAACGACATCAGAAATGACCCAAGATGGAGAGAAATTAAAGCAGTTAAAGAGGCCCATGTTTACGGAATTTTGGCTGGCTCTAAGGGGTTCTTGGACTGGGGGCCGAGAATAATAGTCGGCGTCTATCAGATGGGTGGGTTAATTTATCCAGAATATTATCCAGAGTGGAAGCCAATAGCAAAAGAGCTGCTTGAGAACTTCTATGGGGTTAAATACGAAGTTCCAGTAACTGTCATGGATTCAATGGGGAGAAAAGTAACTTTTGAGAAAGTTCCGGAGAGGGTAATCGTTCTGAGTAGCTACTGGGCTGAAGTTATGTACTGCTTGGGAGTTGCAGACAAGATAGTGGGAATTGATAAGTACACACCAAAGAATCAGTTCTTGCCTGAAAGCGTTAAAGAAAAGCCTCAAGTCGGAAGTACTTACAAGAAGGGCATAAACTGGGAGACCGTTGCAAGCCTAAACCCAGACTTGATAATTATGGGCCGCTGGAAGGGAAGCTTTACTGAAGGCGAGCTTGATGTTATTGAAAAGTCAAAAGAGTTTGGCTTCAAAGTTTTGGCATTTGGAATTCCCGACTCTAATGTAACTGGAACAGAAATGCCATACGAAAACATCAGGATAATCAGAGTTCTTGGAAAAGTTTTTGACAAAGAGAAAAGAGCTGAAGAGCTTGCAAGCTTCTTAGAGAAGTATTACAACGAAGCGCTTGAGATAGCGAGTAAAATACCAGAAGACAAGAAGAAAAACGTCCTTATAGTTTATGGTTCATCAATCGCAGGAAAATACGCGACTGGAGCTATAAGCATCTCCTACAAGGGATCAGCTTATGCTGAAACCGCTGAGCTTGTAGGAGCGCACAACGTTGCATTTGACTACAACTTCTCAACACAGTATCCAAAGCTTGACTTAGAGAAGCTCATAACTTACTTTGGAGATAAGACAGATGTTCTGATAGTGGTTGACTGGGATGCAGAGAGGCTCAATGAAGCTGTAGAAAAGATAAAGAGCGACCCAGCATGGCAGGAAATCAAAGCTGTTAAAGAAGGAAATGTCGTTGGAATATTGGTGAGCTCATGGAGAAAAGACGCCACAGCATTATATGGACCAAGATTCATCACCGGAATCTATGCCTTTGGACATGCGATTTATCCGGAATACTATCCAGACTGGAAGCCAATATATGAAGAGCTTCTCAAGAGGTTCTACAACATGGAGGGCTGAGTATGAGAAGGCTTCTCTCTCTTTTCCTTTTAGTTTCTCCAATTTTTGCATTCTTCATAAGCTTATGCATTGGAGCTTATCACATCCCTCTCTCTGCTATTGTGGATATGGTGACGCTAAAAATCCTCCAGCTCATTTCTGGAATTTTAGCTAAAATAACTTTTGGAAAGGTTAATTTCACTGTTCAAATCCCCTATCCAAGCGTTTATCAGACTATTCTTTTCAAAATAAGACTTCCAAGGGTTATCTTGGCGATGATTGTCGGTTCTGCATTGGCCCTCTCTGGGGCGGTTCTTCAAGCTATATTTAGAAATCCCTTAGTTAACAGCTATATTTTAGGAATCTCAGCGGGGGCTGCTTTTGGCGCTGCTTTGGCTATAGGTCTTTCTCTGAGCTTGGGTGTTACTCCTTTGGCCTTTGCTTTTGCTTTACTCGCTGTGTTCTTGACAACTTCTCTGGCCAAAATCGGTGGAAGAATAACTCCTGTTTCGCTCGTTCTTGCTGGAGTAATTGTCAATGCATTCTTTTCGGCGTTAACTTCCCTGTTGAAGTTTTTGATGGAGCATGAAAAGCTGGCGAGCGTTGTTTACTGGCTCATGGGAAGCTTTGCAGACGCTGACTGGCATTCAGTCAAAGTTGCATTTCCTGTGATACTTCTTGGATGTGCATTGATTTATCTAATGCGCTGGCAGCTGAACGTCTTGTCTTTTGGAGAAGAAGCCAAAATCGTTGGAGTTGAAACTGAAAAGCTGAAGTTTGCTTTTATCATAATAATCTCTCTCATAACCGCTGTTTCAGTTGCTTTCTGTGGGATAATTGGCTGGGTAGGCTTAATGATTCCGCACATTGTTAGAATGGCATTTGGGCCAGATCACAAAACACTGATACCCCTAACAATAACTGTAGGGGCTTCATTCATGGTTTTAGCTGATACATTGGCGAGGTCAATTGCCACTTATGAAATCCCAATTGGTATTTTGACAACAATCCTTGGAATTCCATTCTTTGCGTATCTGCTAAGGAAGACGGGCGGTGGTTGGAATGCTTGAAGTCAAAGGCTTATCATTTAGCTACGGTGATTTCAGCGTTGAGGATGTCTGCTTTGAGGTGAGAGAGGGTGAGATTTTAACGCTGCTTGGCCCAAATGGTAGCGGGAAAACAACGATTCTGAAAAGCATTTACGGATTGCTGAAACCAGAGAAAAAATGTGTCTTCATAGATGGCAAAGACTTTCACTCACTTCCCCTAAAGGAGAGGGCTAAGTTAGCCGGCTATGTTCCTCAGTCTCATCATCCTCCTTTTCCCTATACTGTTTTGGACGTTGTGGTTATGGGTTTAGCTTCTCAGCTAGGTATTTTTGAGAGCCCAAGGGAAGAGCACTATCAAAAGGCTCTGGAGAAGCTCAAGCTCATAGGAATGGAGCGTTTTAAGGATAAACCCTACACACAGCTGAGCGGAGGTCAATTGCAGCTTGTTCTGATTGCTCGTGCTCTCGTGCAGGAACCAAAAGTCCTTCTCTTGGATGAACCCACTGCTCACTTGG of Thermococcus sp. M39 contains these proteins:
- a CDS encoding NADH-quinone oxidoreductase subunit C — protein: MECSVCAGGCKSAEVDETLEDGHLRKFVEKFKEVIFECKKLTRNQYLFVVDKNALPEMVLYWHNNSELKETHFSMGIGTDERSIAGKFAYAPVINVTVEPGNGDKNYWVILKAYLDEDNPEFPSIAAELPAALWAEREVYDLLGFNPKGHPDLRRLVLPEDWPEGVYPLRKDHDYKASPMDTPKCYYKPGPPDTMTVPIGPYHLALDEPAHFRIFVKGETVVDVDYRGFYSHRGVEKIGEGRLTYNQVLFIAERICGICGFQHSTSYAQAVENIAGVEIPERAMYIRTIMLEIERIHSHMLWAGVAAHLTGFDTGFMHAWRVREPVMWLAERLTGNRKTYGINIVGGVRRDFLDYRKEMIMEKIKELRRQVEEFIEIATGTATFVKRAEGVGILPYKVAKAYSVLGPNGRASGRNIDVRRDQPFAAYKDLDFKVPVYKEGDVLARFLIRMDEVLESIWIIEQAIDQMPGGDVFVPIGELPEYEEGLGYSEAPRGEVIHYVMTDKKNKVYRWKVRAPTYNNLPAVPEMLKGYSVADAPLIIASIDPCYSCTERVQIVDVETGKAKVLNEQQFNMLSIQKGKGVA
- a CDS encoding NADH-quinone oxidoreductase subunit I → MAQTISFTDRLKFWKRPEEEVKKAPVTTPYPFVDIEKPPEYRGIPYIDPHLCIGCGACVRACPPDALTIEWDFENGRKRIVFNAARCIRCHRCVEVCPTGAMQGTTRFEIATPNKEDLIEVVDHKLYRCPRCGKYEEFTERQIQKMFQILPKEVIDQHGIAERAFLCRECRMEESAKTLAVQGPYADSLLLSLYPRGSKVMGERR
- a CDS encoding NADH-quinone oxidoreductase subunit B family protein, with amino-acid sequence MSRLKSVWVFHVDSGSCNGCDIEILDVLTPYYDAERLGIKLVPSPRHADALLVSGPLTRQTYYAVKAAYEAMPPKPRIVVAIGTCASSGGIFYNGYPIYNPNPERGSDRLRTGGIEVLLAEYGKKPDMYIPGCPPSPEEILYGLAQLLGLKEKKMKGEYYYADEIEFILPDRPIEERIYLTLRESLRRVVGYFDREKVLEDFMQLVKKAQESENPRERLHELVIGYFLKEKDSRVKFAIRFLENEYWRLKDAYEKRHMALVKASIR
- a CDS encoding monovalent cation/H+ antiporter complex subunit F, whose product is MSLESQFFLLMKFVIPIYLLAFILYAVRAFKGPTIVDIVLAVDCLSFDVAAFMAILAVYFRSVFLVSGAMILALWGYLLDIYIAKHLVSREVGA
- the mnhG gene encoding monovalent cation/H(+) antiporter subunit G — protein: MSVLFYVGAVLIVIGALCDLFGALGLLRFPNFYVRMHAATVGIIGGAAVPLFGVALLALGADFLHHRYAIAGASFITGVIVLLASPAGSHALAYAAHKAKLVQRPEIDHLAEVRGDD
- a CDS encoding hydrogenase subunit MbhD domain-containing protein — encoded protein: MIEIHLLILSLALMLGFVASYLAVTEKDLLKAVGFSAVQAIAYAIAFYILMAPDIVLAYIAIAVGIYSALLIFAISKTERYEVV
- a CDS encoding Na(+)/H(+) antiporter subunit B, whose amino-acid sequence is MTYAVVSLGIFGDGTGIRPLGEFYLENSYFGDYSAKSPEVVTSILWDYRGVDTLFETAVFFLAIIGSLTVFRLTKEQEKEVKKAEKAPTELTPIVKDVTKVIVVMILAVSASIALHGHLTPGGGFQGGSALAVAPLLIIAAYSKYTLEENGLDKTRALILRSIGLLGIALTALVPLLTGGFIMQNQPIFPAELDGQLIGGSLIYYNFFEFLAVGAGFTAVFLLLAIPEEKFKKILGVKK
- a CDS encoding sodium:proton antiporter, translating into MSILEFLWDYLWVVLLLTLAVSLYGIIARPNMLKKIISLTILGDVVNVMVVFIGYRLTYPVVPPILPSLSKESLSQFVNTAVDPLPQALVITAVVIGMAVNMLLAVLTIQLYRLYGTLDVREIAKRGGEE
- a CDS encoding Na+/H+ antiporter subunit E produces the protein MRGVLPTALLAFITYVLFTGSATPYDLFTGAIVAVGVGLLMGKYVVQSDAKALNPVRWFWSIVYFIWYMLVAETKSHIDVIRRIITGNYNPGIVKVPVDVETSYAKTLIANSITNTPGTYVVNMDEKYLYVHWIDVATEDPEKAREEISADFERFAKRILE
- a CDS encoding proton-conducting transporter membrane subunit, giving the protein MDVVGLTPVIPVIFAFALPLTSIIVKGNRKIIQAYALLGTGLTLISALKLFELVYSSEKPLIYTFGGWTAPIGIIYEVDRTGALITLLTAALMFLIAIYSYRYLEHEEGLEWYYTLYLGLEAGLLGVLLTGDAFNLFVMIEVTSIAAYALVAFYRGRKDAVHAALKYAFIGAIGTTMYFLALGILYGAFGTVNLADLSAKVHGLSFPVTGSPVGNIVIASGVALALATWAFLIKAAIVPNHFWLPEAHPAAPSPISAVLSGLVVNVGVYALIRFLYTVYGGELTPGLAKIVGTLGTVVITLGAVSALFGALMMNAQRDVKKLIAYSTIMHMGYLFMAVGLGTQLGLQAALFHIVNHAIAKALLFLAAGMFIHAVGSRDINDMAGLGRQMPMATLGLAIATLSLVGIPPFNVFFSKLLLFDALMERSFALAMVIVVSSVTALVAYMRVFYKVWLGKPTKDVTVKEPVSMSLVVLLLAATVIVIGLVAPIVLQNYIEPAVAQTVNYKLYIQTAREYALRLKLP
- a CDS encoding nucleotidyltransferase yields the protein MSIEEAKQKLFQRITEFYGDNLLSVVFYGAHLKGKLNEIDVLVIIDKPYDPVKLNRVADFIENIKEPVEREYGYFIAFELYTREEAENFHASYLDIAKAYEVAYDKGDYFKNLLRRMTHPDTSMEHIKYLTTIEILKDE
- a CDS encoding ABC transporter substrate-binding protein, which gives rise to MKSNKKFLALLVLSVLVFSVFSAGCINQNYQTETTSKVTAKSSPTQSLQEQKPETTTSKAKYPITLTDFAGRTVTIEKPPERVIVLTSYWAEILCILGIQDKIVGIGKYIPYDPYIPDDVKKKPVVGSSFKGLNWETVASLNPDLIIVDWYGGKYKDAETIKKAEELGIPVIALSAKSVEDNIKVIELLGKVFGKEEKAEELTSWMKEKLDEVNKIASQIPADKKKNVLLISAPKDIGGPITVYAKGSAWASIVELVGAHNLAFDKEFDTQWPKLDLEKIIAYWGDKADVIIVTSFSQDKLEKAVNDIRNDPRWREIKAVKEAHVYGILAGSKGFLDWGPRIIVGVYQMGGLIYPEYYPEWKPIAKELLENFYGVKYEVPVTVMDSMGRKVTFEKVPERVIVLSSYWAEVMYCLGVADKIVGIDKYTPKNQFLPESVKEKPQVGSTYKKGINWETVASLNPDLIIMGRWKGSFTEGELDVIEKSKEFGFKVLAFGIPDSNVTGTEMPYENIRIIRVLGKVFDKEKRAEELASFLEKYYNEALEIASKIPEDKKKNVLIVYGSSIAGKYATGAISISYKGSAYAETAELVGAHNVAFDYNFSTQYPKLDLEKLITYFGDKTDVLIVVDWDAERLNEAVEKIKSDPAWQEIKAVKEGNVVGILVSSWRKDATALYGPRFITGIYAFGHAIYPEYYPDWKPIYEELLKRFYNMEG
- a CDS encoding iron ABC transporter permease yields the protein MRRLLSLFLLVSPIFAFFISLCIGAYHIPLSAIVDMVTLKILQLISGILAKITFGKVNFTVQIPYPSVYQTILFKIRLPRVILAMIVGSALALSGAVLQAIFRNPLVNSYILGISAGAAFGAALAIGLSLSLGVTPLAFAFALLAVFLTTSLAKIGGRITPVSLVLAGVIVNAFFSALTSLLKFLMEHEKLASVVYWLMGSFADADWHSVKVAFPVILLGCALIYLMRWQLNVLSFGEEAKIVGVETEKLKFAFIIIISLITAVSVAFCGIIGWVGLMIPHIVRMAFGPDHKTLIPLTITVGASFMVLADTLARSIATYEIPIGILTTILGIPFFAYLLRKTGGGWNA